Proteins found in one Solitalea lacus genomic segment:
- a CDS encoding TetR family transcriptional regulator → MGRKSLKEDRRKEIIQVFYQVAKKDGLENTSIAKIAKVMDINPSLIIHYFQTKEDLVYGLIDFILDKYMMIYGNYTNKHGSVEILLKVIDNMFSKKWNTLIDDGVFYSCYSLIFRQKKIKKKYKLLHDSLRDALAELIQKCKEKDALNVQDPRFTSEIIFVLLDGAYYYLSLVDSKDEYNLKLEQYKQQALKMVGLDDFAVSHINTNDRI, encoded by the coding sequence ATGGGAAGAAAAAGCCTTAAAGAAGACCGTCGAAAAGAGATTATTCAGGTGTTTTACCAAGTAGCCAAAAAAGACGGACTGGAAAATACATCCATTGCAAAAATAGCTAAGGTAATGGATATTAATCCCAGTCTGATCATTCATTACTTTCAGACCAAAGAAGACCTTGTTTATGGATTGATTGATTTTATTTTAGATAAGTATATGATGATCTATGGCAACTATACAAATAAACATGGGTCTGTAGAAATCCTGCTGAAGGTAATCGACAATATGTTTTCCAAGAAATGGAATACGTTAATTGATGACGGAGTATTTTACAGTTGTTATTCGCTCATATTCCGCCAAAAGAAGATTAAAAAAAAATACAAGTTATTGCACGACTCCCTTCGTGATGCATTAGCCGAACTTATTCAAAAATGTAAGGAAAAAGATGCACTTAATGTGCAAGACCCCCGATTTACTTCCGAGATTATTTTTGTCCTTTTGGATGGAGCCTATTATTACTTAAGTTTAGTGGATTCTAAGGATGAGTATAATTTAAAATTGGAACAGTATAAGCAACAAGCTTTAAAAATGGTAGGGTTAGATGATTTTGCGGTTTCTCATATAAATACCAATGATCGCATATAG
- a CDS encoding CBU_0592 family membrane protein, which yields MSEILIVYPLVKILGWIAAFLFIIAYLFLALGKLKSDGITYHLLNVFGALGLIINAFNFVDYANVIVNGVWMVIGLYAIIGIYMRNRKII from the coding sequence ATGAGTGAGATACTGATTGTTTACCCACTAGTGAAGATTTTAGGCTGGATAGCGGCTTTTCTCTTTATTATAGCCTATCTTTTTCTTGCTTTGGGGAAACTAAAATCAGATGGAATTACCTATCATCTATTAAATGTCTTTGGTGCATTAGGATTGATTATCAATGCATTTAATTTTGTAGATTATGCAAACGTAATCGTAAATGGTGTTTGGATGGTAATTGGCCTATATGCGATCATTGGTATTTATATGAGAAACCGCAAAATCATCTAA
- a CDS encoding ferritin codes for MKTALRLKTSLQENIQDMLNDQISMESHSSATYLAMSAWCTVQGLQGTAKFFRHQSAEERIHMMKIFDFIADAGGHPISPEVKNIPKNFNDLHELLVMVLEMEIKITENFNKIVDQCHKSKDYQTARFLDWFLDEQLEEEQTARRAIELYELIGTEGTGLFRIDHEIEKLMA; via the coding sequence ATGAAAACAGCATTAAGACTAAAAACATCATTACAAGAAAATATACAAGACATGCTGAATGATCAAATCAGCATGGAGTCTCATTCATCAGCAACTTATTTGGCCATGTCTGCATGGTGCACCGTTCAAGGATTACAAGGCACTGCAAAGTTCTTTCGTCATCAATCAGCAGAAGAACGCATACATATGATGAAAATCTTCGATTTTATTGCTGATGCCGGAGGACACCCTATTTCTCCGGAGGTAAAGAATATTCCTAAAAACTTTAATGATTTGCACGAGTTGCTTGTAATGGTTTTGGAAATGGAAATTAAAATCACTGAAAACTTCAACAAAATTGTAGACCAGTGTCATAAATCAAAAGATTATCAAACAGCTCGTTTCCTTGATTGGTTCTTGGATGAGCAATTGGAAGAAGAACAAACCGCTCGTCGTGCAATTGAATTGTATGAACTGATTGGAACTGAGGGTACAGGATTGTTCCGCATTGATCATGAAATTGAAAAATTAATGGCATAA
- a CDS encoding DUF983 domain-containing protein, protein MAISKTQAIIQQKCPRCREGHVFEHATYKLASYEKMHEKCPVCNLRFEIEPGFFWGGMYFSYALNVAQSVILGFSTYYLFNNPAAWVYLTIIIGGILFFMPLNFRLGRIMMLHFFSFIPFDPTCSKQGINSVKAH, encoded by the coding sequence ATGGCTATCTCTAAAACACAGGCAATTATTCAGCAGAAATGCCCACGTTGCCGCGAAGGACACGTTTTTGAACACGCAACATATAAATTAGCCTCTTATGAAAAAATGCATGAAAAATGCCCTGTATGTAATCTTCGCTTTGAAATTGAACCCGGATTCTTTTGGGGTGGTATGTATTTCAGCTATGCATTAAATGTAGCCCAAAGTGTAATACTTGGCTTTTCAACCTATTATTTATTCAACAACCCTGCCGCTTGGGTGTATTTAACTATAATTATTGGCGGAATACTCTTTTTTATGCCTCTAAATTTTAGACTTGGCAGGATAATGATGCTTCACTTTTTCTCATTTATACCCTTTGACCCTACTTGTTCTAAGCAAGGAATAAACTCTGTTAAAGCTCATTAA
- a CDS encoding helix-turn-helix domain-containing protein has product MQKVKDNLPVYTICSLKNVDQLHADITAEPFSVYLKRHPNLHKGHGHTFFHMLLFTQGEGFHTIDFERFRVERGQIYFMVPGQVHSWEFEGEVDGFVINFSEELFHSFISDSRYLEKFSFWNGITGENVVQLNETELVQAASLLKQIIHEVKEVKPFGKDKVRLLLLSLFILVARAEQKVEPAEALMPHLQLLYKFRKLVNQYYSQHKHPKDYASLLHISSNHLNVVCSELLNKSAGEVIRERILLEAKRKLINLDESISSIAYSLGYADNSYFTKFFKKYTGQTPENFKRSFNEL; this is encoded by the coding sequence ATGCAAAAAGTGAAAGATAATCTTCCTGTTTACACAATCTGTTCATTAAAAAATGTAGATCAGCTGCATGCAGATATTACTGCAGAGCCTTTCTCCGTATATCTTAAAAGGCATCCGAATCTCCACAAAGGACACGGTCATACATTTTTTCATATGTTGTTGTTTACACAGGGGGAAGGATTTCATACTATTGATTTTGAACGATTCAGGGTTGAAAGGGGACAAATTTATTTTATGGTTCCCGGACAAGTACATAGCTGGGAGTTTGAAGGAGAAGTGGATGGTTTTGTGATTAATTTTTCTGAGGAGCTGTTTCATTCATTTATCTCTGACAGCCGTTACTTGGAAAAATTTAGTTTCTGGAACGGTATAACGGGCGAGAATGTAGTCCAATTGAATGAAACTGAATTGGTACAAGCAGCTTCATTGCTAAAGCAGATTATTCATGAAGTGAAAGAAGTCAAACCTTTTGGCAAAGACAAAGTACGCTTATTATTGTTATCGTTATTTATTTTGGTGGCAAGGGCTGAGCAAAAAGTTGAGCCAGCAGAAGCACTCATGCCTCATTTACAGTTGTTGTATAAATTCAGAAAACTGGTAAATCAATATTACAGCCAGCACAAGCACCCTAAAGATTACGCTTCCTTATTGCACATTAGTTCGAATCATTTAAATGTGGTTTGTTCGGAACTGCTGAATAAATCAGCAGGGGAGGTGATAAGAGAGCGTATTTTGTTAGAAGCAAAGCGTAAACTGATTAACCTGGATGAAAGCATATCATCCATTGCCTATAGCTTGGGCTATGCTGATAACTCTTATTTTACCAAATTTTTCAAAAAGTATACCGGGCAAACTCCTGAAAACTTTAAACGGTCTTTTAATGAGCTTTAA
- a CDS encoding YceH family protein — translation MESTQTLPLLDAVEQRVLGALIEKSKTTPEYYPLTLNSLAAACNQKSARKPVVNFDDDTIIEALNTLKKKGLVSTATGGTSRSVKYKHNLGIVFPIVPAEVTIICLLLLRGPQTPGELNTNSGRMYEFESLEEIQEMLEKLASGEHPFLVQLPKRPGQKEARYMHLLGGTPTIEDEEEPDMPIASRPIAELEARLAKVESELAELKENFDKLMKELMG, via the coding sequence ATGGAATCAACACAAACATTACCTTTATTAGATGCCGTTGAACAACGCGTATTGGGTGCGTTGATAGAAAAAAGCAAAACCACCCCTGAATATTATCCTCTTACGTTAAATAGTTTGGCTGCCGCCTGTAATCAGAAATCAGCAAGAAAACCCGTTGTTAACTTTGATGATGATACAATTATTGAAGCTTTAAATACCCTTAAAAAAAAAGGATTAGTATCCACTGCAACAGGAGGCACTAGTCGTTCAGTTAAATACAAACATAACTTAGGCATTGTTTTTCCGATTGTTCCGGCTGAGGTAACCATAATCTGTTTGCTTCTGCTTCGAGGTCCGCAAACTCCCGGCGAGTTAAACACTAACTCGGGTCGTATGTACGAATTTGAATCATTAGAAGAAATTCAAGAGATGCTGGAAAAGCTAGCCTCAGGCGAGCATCCGTTTCTGGTACAGTTGCCAAAGCGTCCGGGACAAAAAGAAGCCAGATATATGCATTTATTAGGTGGCACACCAACAATTGAAGACGAAGAAGAACCAGATATGCCAATTGCCAGCAGACCAATTGCTGAGTTAGAAGCCCGCTTAGCTAAAGTTGAATCTGAATTGGCCGAACTGAAAGAAAACTTTGACAAACTGATGAAAGAATTAATGGGCTAG
- the treF gene encoding alpha,alpha-trehalase TreF, with the protein MVYLKLNVKTLLKKVTGLVIVFQLFLVQIQAQYIPDKDLKELFVDVQMARVFHDSKTFADCTPLLPPDSILKYYTVEKKRKDFNLSQFVKQYFQPPPPHPNGDQQLFSPLNQHLDSLWNVLERKSSLSNGTLIGLPYSYIVPGGRFNEIYYWDSYFTMLGLMASDKYQHVENMVNNFAYLIDEYGYIPNGNRTYYLSRSQPPYFSLMIELLARKKGDSIYVKYLPQLLAEYNFWMDGADRLTPSMRAYRRVVKLPNGSVLNRYWDESTTPRPESYREDVELAKDVVNKQVVYRNVRAACESGWDFSSRWFKDGISLRSIHTVEIIPVDLNCLLYSLELTIANAYQLKTEYQNQKIFEGKARKRKTAINKYCWSETTGFFFDYDFVQNKTKQIFSLAALYPLFFKVADEHQAERSVKHLIDYFLYPGGLVSTTVLSHQQWDVPNGWAPLQYITYQGLRAYGYKALADTIKNRWLKTVELNYQKTGKLLEKYNVLFPEVKGGGGEYPTQDGFGWTNGVYLWLKNEKE; encoded by the coding sequence ATGGTCTACTTAAAACTGAATGTAAAAACGCTGTTGAAAAAAGTAACTGGATTAGTTATCGTATTTCAACTGTTCTTAGTCCAGATCCAAGCACAGTATATACCCGACAAAGATTTAAAGGAATTATTTGTTGACGTACAAATGGCCAGGGTGTTTCATGATTCCAAAACCTTTGCAGACTGTACTCCACTTTTACCACCAGACTCCATTTTGAAATATTATACCGTGGAAAAGAAACGGAAGGATTTCAATTTGTCCCAATTTGTAAAGCAATACTTTCAACCTCCGCCTCCCCATCCAAACGGTGATCAACAATTATTTTCTCCTCTTAATCAGCATTTGGATAGCTTATGGAATGTTTTAGAACGAAAATCAAGCTTGTCAAACGGAACACTTATAGGTTTACCTTATTCATATATAGTGCCAGGTGGACGATTTAATGAGATTTATTATTGGGATAGCTATTTTACGATGCTAGGATTAATGGCTTCGGACAAATATCAGCACGTAGAGAATATGGTTAATAATTTTGCATACCTGATTGATGAATATGGGTATATTCCGAATGGTAATCGAACGTATTATTTAAGTCGTTCCCAACCTCCTTATTTTTCATTAATGATTGAATTGCTTGCGCGGAAGAAGGGCGATTCAATCTATGTAAAATATTTACCTCAGCTATTAGCAGAATATAACTTTTGGATGGATGGAGCAGATAGATTAACCCCATCAATGCGAGCTTACCGGAGAGTTGTAAAATTGCCTAATGGGAGTGTTTTAAACAGGTATTGGGATGAAAGTACTACTCCCCGGCCAGAATCATATAGAGAGGATGTTGAACTGGCAAAAGATGTTGTCAATAAACAGGTAGTATATCGCAATGTCAGAGCAGCATGTGAATCGGGTTGGGATTTTAGCTCGCGTTGGTTTAAAGATGGAATTAGCCTCAGGTCAATTCATACAGTAGAAATTATTCCTGTTGATTTAAATTGCCTTTTGTATTCTTTGGAGTTAACCATAGCCAATGCCTACCAGCTCAAAACTGAATATCAAAATCAAAAAATATTTGAGGGCAAAGCCCGGAAAAGAAAAACGGCCATTAATAAATATTGTTGGAGTGAAACAACCGGATTCTTTTTTGATTATGATTTTGTCCAGAATAAAACCAAGCAGATATTTTCATTAGCAGCCCTGTATCCGTTGTTTTTTAAAGTGGCAGATGAACATCAAGCAGAAAGGTCTGTTAAGCATCTTATTGATTATTTTTTATATCCAGGTGGGCTTGTATCAACAACAGTTCTCAGCCATCAGCAATGGGATGTGCCGAATGGATGGGCGCCTTTACAATATATAACTTATCAAGGGTTAAGGGCTTATGGTTATAAAGCACTTGCTGACACTATAAAAAACAGATGGCTTAAAACAGTTGAATTAAACTATCAAAAAACAGGTAAGCTCTTGGAAAAATACAATGTGCTCTTTCCAGAAGTTAAGGGAGGAGGAGGAGAATATCCAACCCAGGATGGTTTTGGCTGGACAAACGGAGTATATCTTTGGTTGAAAAATGAAAAGGAGTAA
- a CDS encoding DEAD/DEAH box helicase: protein MSLDKLKLNKQLVTAMTDAGFETPKQVQEKVMSRILGGQDLIVSAPEGSGKTTAYVLAVLFKLKYASEDTPRVLVLVPSAEKIDEVVARFELLNRSSLRIAGLQPTGGIQSQINLIANGCDVVVTTPDRARAIYLKSGLNVNRLQQLIIDDADLMIKRGMQLPITELATSITKCQRLVCTDVYHDKLGKLIEPFMNAAASMIEVNELPEENQLQTVEQILYQVPNYKTKLNLLNFLMRDDEYFTKVVVFVNSRFNAQKLYKSLNRRLNGEVALLKPMFFDLTGFKTIEEFKASATVRILVVANEGLEEVALNEIPFVLHFDLPDTIDAYVERVTKRDATAEGEVLSITFSTDTELSQVRRIEQVTGKQMEPFELPLGVIIENSASKEKAAKKKAEETEMEGMRGKAFHEKKAKNAKDYNFSSKEKAKMKYKKR, encoded by the coding sequence GTGTCTTTAGATAAGTTAAAATTAAATAAGCAGCTGGTTACAGCTATGACTGATGCTGGGTTTGAAACCCCAAAGCAGGTTCAGGAAAAGGTGATGTCGCGTATATTGGGAGGGCAAGATCTTATTGTTTCTGCTCCCGAAGGAAGTGGTAAAACTACGGCCTATGTACTGGCCGTTTTGTTTAAGTTGAAATACGCATCCGAAGATACCCCCAGAGTTTTGGTATTGGTGCCAAGTGCCGAGAAGATTGATGAAGTGGTTGCCCGTTTTGAGTTGCTCAATAGAAGCAGCTTGCGAATTGCGGGGTTACAGCCTACAGGAGGTATTCAATCTCAAATTAATCTCATTGCTAACGGTTGCGATGTTGTGGTAACTACCCCCGACAGAGCCAGAGCTATTTATCTAAAATCGGGACTGAATGTAAATCGTTTGCAGCAATTGATTATTGATGATGCTGATTTAATGATTAAAAGAGGTATGCAGCTGCCAATTACTGAACTCGCAACGAGCATCACAAAGTGCCAGCGTTTAGTATGTACTGATGTGTATCATGATAAACTCGGTAAACTAATTGAGCCGTTTATGAATGCTGCCGCTTCTATGATTGAGGTTAATGAGTTACCTGAAGAAAATCAGCTGCAAACGGTTGAGCAAATTTTGTATCAGGTGCCTAACTATAAGACAAAGCTCAATTTGCTCAATTTCTTAATGCGAGACGATGAATACTTTACCAAAGTCGTAGTATTTGTAAACTCTCGCTTTAATGCACAAAAATTATATAAAAGCTTAAACAGAAGGTTGAATGGTGAAGTTGCACTGCTTAAACCAATGTTTTTTGATTTGACCGGCTTTAAAACGATTGAAGAATTTAAAGCATCTGCAACGGTTCGTATTTTGGTAGTAGCCAATGAAGGTCTGGAGGAAGTGGCTTTAAATGAAATTCCTTTTGTGCTGCATTTTGATTTACCTGACACAATTGATGCTTATGTAGAGAGAGTAACGAAAAGGGATGCTACAGCAGAAGGTGAGGTATTATCGATTACTTTTTCAACTGATACAGAATTGAGTCAAGTAAGAAGAATTGAACAGGTCACCGGTAAACAAATGGAGCCTTTTGAACTTCCTTTGGGAGTGATAATAGAGAATAGTGCAAGTAAGGAAAAAGCAGCAAAGAAAAAAGCTGAGGAAACTGAAATGGAGGGGATGAGAGGCAAAGCTTTTCATGAAAAGAAAGCCAAAAATGCCAAAGATTATAATTTTAGCTCTAAGGAAAAGGCAAAAATGAAGTATAAGAAACGCTAA
- a CDS encoding LacI family DNA-binding transcriptional regulator, protein MQRKKLPTIKEIAKRLKVSTSTVSRALHNHPSIGYITTLRVHKVAEELGYEPNQTAISFKQRKTYSIGVLLPNLSEAFFSAAISGIENFAGTKNYNVLLGQSLDDPEREKRILETMKTHRVDGMIVSITKNTDNYDHFDLLRKYRIPIVFFDRIPLQEDINYVACNLESGLLQAVNLLIKQGHKKIGLINGPEQLIASNQRQEIYLKGLSENGIKIDEKLIVSSTLSKESNQQATSKLLSLKERPTAIITFNDYVALDAIAVAKELGLAINKDISFVSFANLPIWEYMDNRPLASIEQFPYKQGEKATEILFSCIDANDVDTEQEETKKPQQIILDSELVTHK, encoded by the coding sequence ATGCAACGTAAAAAGCTTCCGACCATTAAAGAAATTGCAAAACGACTGAAAGTGTCGACTTCAACAGTTTCTAGGGCGCTGCACAACCATCCTAGTATTGGTTATATCACTACGTTGCGGGTGCATAAAGTTGCCGAAGAGCTTGGCTATGAACCTAATCAAACAGCGATTTCTTTTAAACAGCGCAAAACTTACTCTATAGGGGTGTTATTACCCAATTTGTCAGAAGCATTTTTCTCAGCTGCTATCAGCGGGATTGAAAATTTTGCCGGCACAAAAAACTACAACGTACTATTAGGGCAATCGTTGGATGATCCTGAGCGTGAAAAACGAATTTTGGAAACCATGAAAACTCACCGGGTTGACGGTATGATTGTTTCCATTACAAAGAATACCGATAACTACGACCATTTCGATTTACTTAGAAAATACCGTATTCCTATTGTTTTTTTTGATCGTATACCGCTTCAGGAAGACATCAATTATGTAGCCTGTAATCTGGAATCGGGCTTATTGCAGGCCGTAAATTTACTTATCAAGCAAGGACACAAGAAAATCGGATTAATTAACGGTCCAGAACAACTTATAGCAAGTAATCAGCGTCAAGAAATTTACTTAAAAGGCTTGAGCGAGAATGGAATTAAAATAGATGAAAAACTAATCGTTTCATCTACCCTTTCAAAAGAAAGCAATCAACAAGCGACTTCTAAACTGCTGAGCCTGAAAGAACGCCCAACGGCGATTATCACTTTTAATGATTATGTGGCCCTTGATGCCATTGCAGTTGCCAAGGAACTAGGCCTGGCCATCAATAAGGATATTTCCTTTGTCAGTTTCGCCAATTTGCCAATTTGGGAATATATGGATAACAGACCATTGGCATCAATAGAACAATTTCCATACAAGCAAGGCGAAAAAGCAACTGAAATCCTGTTCTCTTGTATTGATGCAAATGACGTCGATACAGAGCAGGAAGAAACAAAAAAACCACAACAGATAATTTTAGACTCTGAACTGGTAACTCATAAATAA
- a CDS encoding Gfo/Idh/MocA family protein has protein sequence MHRRDFLRNSAIAAAGITILPSSVVFGKDGDKVRLGYIGVGARGQTHIDEALKRDDVEIVAICDLQEWALSGTREMIKKAGRKLPEEYTGGVDAYKKLIERKDIDAVIIATPWQFHRDQAVYAMLAGKYVGCEVIAGLTVQDHWDIVNTSEKTGMPYMTLENVCYRRDVMAALNMVREGLFGEIVHLEGGYQHDLRQVLFNDGKSWYGKGVEYGSKGISEAQWRTQYNIDRQGDLYPTHGVGPMMPYININKGNRFTNLVSFASKAKGLGAYVEELAPGHPNAKLNYKNGDIVTTVLNCANGETLLLSHDTHLPRPYSLGFRVQGTKGIWMDVSKTVHIEHKTKPHEWDPAKDWFEKYDHPLWKKYAKDAEGAGHGGMDWFVFNAFIQSVKQKKQTPIDVYDSVTMSVITPLSEKSIKEGNTPQKFPDFTRGKWKTKKNTFLLDDSGF, from the coding sequence ATGCATCGTAGAGATTTTTTAAGGAATTCAGCTATTGCAGCAGCAGGTATTACCATCCTTCCTTCAAGTGTGGTTTTTGGTAAGGATGGAGATAAAGTTAGACTTGGTTACATTGGTGTAGGAGCAAGAGGTCAAACTCATATTGACGAGGCTCTAAAGAGAGATGATGTAGAGATTGTTGCTATTTGTGATCTACAGGAATGGGCCCTTAGTGGTACCCGCGAAATGATTAAAAAAGCTGGAAGAAAACTTCCTGAAGAATATACCGGTGGTGTAGATGCATACAAAAAATTAATTGAACGTAAAGATATTGATGCGGTTATCATTGCAACTCCATGGCAGTTTCATCGCGACCAAGCGGTTTATGCCATGCTTGCAGGTAAATATGTTGGTTGTGAGGTGATTGCTGGTCTGACCGTTCAGGATCACTGGGATATCGTTAATACCTCAGAAAAAACCGGAATGCCATACATGACTCTTGAAAACGTATGTTACCGCAGAGATGTTATGGCTGCTTTAAACATGGTTCGCGAAGGGTTGTTCGGAGAGATTGTTCACCTTGAAGGTGGTTATCAGCATGATTTACGCCAAGTATTGTTCAATGATGGTAAGAGTTGGTACGGAAAAGGTGTAGAGTACGGATCTAAAGGCATTAGTGAAGCCCAATGGCGTACACAGTATAATATTGATCGTCAGGGTGACTTGTATCCTACCCATGGCGTTGGCCCAATGATGCCATACATTAATATTAATAAAGGAAACCGTTTTACCAACCTGGTCTCTTTTGCTTCTAAGGCTAAAGGTTTAGGTGCTTATGTTGAAGAATTAGCACCTGGTCACCCTAATGCAAAACTTAATTATAAAAACGGCGATATCGTAACGACTGTTCTTAACTGTGCTAACGGTGAAACCTTGTTGTTGAGCCATGATACACACTTACCTCGTCCATATTCGTTAGGATTTAGAGTACAGGGTACCAAAGGTATTTGGATGGATGTGTCAAAAACGGTTCATATTGAGCATAAAACCAAACCTCATGAGTGGGATCCTGCTAAAGATTGGTTTGAGAAATATGACCACCCGCTTTGGAAAAAGTATGCTAAAGATGCCGAAGGTGCAGGACATGGTGGTATGGACTGGTTTGTGTTCAATGCATTTATTCAGTCAGTTAAGCAGAAAAAACAAACACCAATTGATGTGTATGACTCGGTTACGATGAGTGTTATCACCCCGCTTTCTGAGAAATCAATCAAGGAAGGTAATACACCTCAGAAATTCCCTGACTTTACGCGTGGTAAATGGAAAACCAAAAAGAACACTTTCCTACTAGATGATAGTGGTTTTTAA
- a CDS encoding phosphotransferase enzyme family protein, with the protein MNRNTPKPEHIKEILSQFNIEGTIVEVTPFGSGHINDTYLLRNESENLPDYLLQRINHAIFTDVPGLMNNVLLVTNHLKTKLSEKIDSNPEKEVLTIVKLKNGSLYYNDSNGDYWRIYHYIPNTKSYDILENEEQAYEGGKAFGRFQLLLADLNASLLIETIPNFHNIEMRLNRFNDAVKADVVGRKEEVLQEIKFINERVDQMKSILNLGKAGKLPLRITHNDTKFNNVLLDKNDKVQCVIDLDTVMPGYVAYDFGDAIRTIINSASEDEKDLDKIKLNIPLFESYTKGYFTEAEQFLTPLEVESLMMGVLLFPYMQAVRFLTDYLEGDTYYKTHFEGHNLQRTKAQLQLLKEIEANKSQLQNIIEQVSKLSQHFVS; encoded by the coding sequence ATGAATCGCAACACCCCTAAACCTGAACACATTAAGGAAATATTAAGTCAGTTTAATATTGAAGGAACAATTGTAGAGGTAACCCCATTTGGTTCGGGTCATATAAACGATACTTATCTTTTACGTAATGAGAGTGAGAATCTGCCTGACTATTTATTGCAACGGATAAACCATGCAATTTTCACAGATGTTCCGGGGTTAATGAACAATGTGCTTTTGGTAACGAATCATTTAAAAACAAAGTTATCTGAAAAAATTGATAGTAACCCGGAGAAAGAAGTCTTGACAATTGTTAAGCTTAAAAACGGCTCTTTATATTACAATGACAGCAATGGTGACTATTGGCGCATTTACCATTATATCCCTAACACCAAAAGTTACGATATTCTGGAAAATGAAGAGCAGGCTTATGAGGGTGGAAAGGCATTTGGTCGATTCCAACTGCTCCTTGCGGATCTTAATGCCAGTTTACTAATTGAAACTATTCCCAACTTCCATAATATAGAAATGCGTCTTAACCGATTTAATGATGCAGTTAAAGCCGATGTTGTTGGACGTAAAGAAGAAGTTTTACAAGAGATTAAGTTTATTAATGAGAGGGTTGATCAAATGAAATCAATCTTAAACTTAGGTAAAGCTGGTAAATTGCCTTTACGCATAACTCATAACGATACCAAATTCAACAATGTTCTATTGGACAAAAACGATAAGGTTCAGTGCGTTATTGACCTTGACACGGTAATGCCGGGTTATGTGGCTTATGATTTTGGAGATGCTATAAGAACAATTATAAACTCGGCTTCCGAAGATGAGAAAGACCTTGATAAGATCAAACTTAACATTCCACTTTTCGAGTCCTATACTAAAGGTTATTTTACTGAGGCTGAACAATTTTTAACGCCTCTTGAAGTTGAATCACTCATGATGGGAGTTCTATTATTCCCATATATGCAGGCGGTGCGTTTCTTAACAGATTACCTTGAGGGTGATACTTATTATAAAACCCACTTTGAAGGACATAACCTTCAACGTACTAAAGCACAATTGCAACTATTGAAAGAAATAGAAGCAAATAAAAGTCAACTACAAAACATTATTGAACAAGTGAGTAAACTCTCGCAACACTTCGTTTCATAG